TAGATGTTAGAGGCGCTCGCCGACGTACTCGGTGAGGGTAACCAGCTGGTTGGAGTAGCCCCACTCGTTGTCGTACCAGGAGACGACCTTGACCTGGTTGCCGATGACCTTGGTCAGGCCAGCGTCGAAGATAGACGGGTGCGGATCGGTGACGATGTCGGTGGAGACGATCGGATCCTCGGTGTAGGCCAGGACGCCCTTCAGCTCGCCCTCGGAGGCAGCCTTGATGGCGGCGTTAACCTCTTCGACGGTGACCGGCTTCTTGGAGTTGAATGTCAGGTCGGTGGCGGAACCGGTGATGACCGGGACGCGGAGAGCGTAGCCGTCCAGAACACCCTTCAGCTGCGGCAGAACCAGGGCGACAGCCTTGGCAGCACCGGTGGAGGTAGGAACGATGTTCTGAGCAGCGGCGCGGGCGCGGCGCAGGTCGCGGTGCGGTGCGTCGTGCAGGCGCTGGTCACCGGTGTAGGCGTGGATGGTGGTCATGAGGCCGTTCTCGATGCCGAAGACCTCGTCCAGGACCTTGGCCATCGGAGCCAAGCAGTTGGTGGTGCAGGACGCGTTGGAGATGATGTTGTGCTTGGCCGGATCGTAGTCGGTGTGGTTCACGCCGACGACGAAGGTAGCATCCTCGTTCTTAGCCGGTGCGGAGATGATGACCTTCTTGGCGCCAGCCTCGATGTGAGCAGCTGCAGCGTTGGCGTCGGTGAAGAAGCCGGTGGACTCGACGACGATGTCGACGCCCCACTCGCCCCACTTCAGGTTCTTCGGGTCGCGCTCAGCGGAAACGATGATGCGGTGGCCATCGACGGTGATGGACTCGTCGTCGTAGGTCACTTCCTTGCCCAGACGGCCCAGGATGGAGTCGTACTTGAGAAGGTGGGACAGGGTGTGGTTGTCAGTCAGATCGTTGACGGCAACGACCTCGATGTCAGAGCCACGCTCGGTCAGAGCACGGAAGAAGTTACGACCGATTCGGCCAAAGCCGTTGATACCTACGCGGATAGTCACAGTAGTCTCCTCAAATTAGAGTGAACGAGTATGGCGGCCGAGCGTTGAATTCAGTCCGGATATGTCCGGTTCCTTTTGTTGAATTGCTCGGCTCAACCTCAATTCCCAAGTGTAGCGAGGTATGCACGAACCTGCAGAACAATTTTTCCGATCATCTTCGCCGAAGCCCACATAACTTCCCGAAAGTGCGTTTTAGTGACCCCCGCAATAGAACGGGAGTGAGAAAGCCAAGGCTCACAACATGGGCAAATGGGTGAAAGTCCCCCCTTTTTGGTGGAGAAAACGACCAATTCAACTCTTGGCCGGGTTTACTTTCCCGCCCGCTCGCGCCAGAGTGATGCTTGACACATAGTGCCCGAATGGGCACTTTCGCCTCATTTTCACACGGTTTTTGGCCGCGATTTCACGCGCAAACAACATGATTCAAACCGAAAAACAACCATTCCAACACCTTCCGGTCATGCCCTCATCCGCAACGGTTTTCGATGAAGCCCACACAAAACCCACATGCGTTCACTCCCTTTCCGGGGCCACGCGCACGAAACCCGGGGCACGGCCACTGCCGCACGCCCCGGGTTGACGGTGTACTTCTCGCTAGAGGTCCTCGAGGATCTCCTCGCTGATCGCCACCTGGGTGTCGGGAATGCCAAGCTCGCTGGCGCGCTTGTCCGCCATCGAGAGCAGGCGGCGGATGCGGCCGGCAACCGCGTCCTTGGTCATCTGCGGGTCGGCCAGACGCCCCAGCTCCTCCAGCGAGGCCTGCCGGTGCTGCACGCGCAGCTGGCCGGCCTCGGCGAGATGGTCGGGAACGTCATCGCCGAGGATCGCCATCGCGCGCTCCACGCGGGCGGCGGCGGCCACGGCGGCGCGCGCCGAGCGGCGCAGGTTGGCGTCGTCGAAGTTCGCTAGGCGATTGCCGGTGGGGCGGGTCTCGCGCTTCTCGCGCTTCTGGTCCCACTGCAGGCGGGTGGCGTGCGCACCCATGCGCGAGAGCAGGGCTCCGACCGCGTCGCCGTCGCGGATCGTGACCTTCTCCACTCCCCTCGTCTCCTTGGTCTTCGCGTTGATGCCGAGCCGGCGGGCGCAGCCCACGAGCGCCAGCGAGGCCTCCTGGCACGGGCAGGCCACCTCCAGCCCCGAGGCACGGCCGGGGTCGGAGAGCTGGCCAGCGGCGAGGAAGGCTCCGCGCCATGCGGCCTCGGCGTCGGCCACGGTACCGGAAATGATGTGCGGCGGAAGGCCGATGACCTGGTGCCCGGAGCGGGTGACCAGCCCCAGTCGGCGGACGATGGTGTCGGCGTTCTTGGTGATGCGCAGCAGGTGCCGCTGCGTCTTGCGGGACGAGGACACGCCCAGGTCCATGAGGCGCACCTCGGTGTCGAAGCAGTCCTCGAGGTCGGCGACGAGCCGCTGGGCCACGGCCTTGTTGTCGAGCTCCACCTCGATGACGAGGTTGCCCGCGACGACGTCGAGGGTGCCCGCGAAGCGGATCATCGTGGCGATCTCGGCGTTTCTCGCGCTCGCCCGGGTCACGGCGGTCTTGGCCAGCTCCTCCTTGACCTGCGTCGACAGCATTGTCACGCCCATACAAACCTTTCCCGCATCGCGAACTTCCTCTTGCCCCACAGCCAGCGCCGCGGGCGTTCCACAGAGAGCATTAAGGATACTATCCTAACCCCCGGCCCAGTCACCGCCCCCTGCGCTCGAACTCGTACAGCAGCGCCTGCGCCAGCTTTTCCGGGTCGTGCCGGTCGGTGAGCAGCCCCTTCCCGTCGTTTTGCCGCAGATCGTGGAAGGCCACCTTGGCGTCGAGAAGCGAAGCAGCGCGCTCGAGGTACTTCCTATCGCTCTGGTTCGGGATGGAGAAGTTGTCGGCGATAATGAGGTCCACCTTGAGCCCCTTCGCGTGCTGGCTGAGCATGTGCACGTGGCGCTCGGCGGTAAAGCCGCTGGTCTCGCCCGGCTCCGCGGTGAGGTTCAAGACCACGACCTTGAACGCGCTCGACTTGCTGATCGACTCCACCACGCCGGGGACCAGAAGGTGCGGGATGACGCTGGAGAACCAGCTGCCGGGGCCGAGCGTGATGAGCCCTGCGTCAGCGATGGCGTCGACCACCTCGCCACAGGGCTCGGGGTTTTCCGGGTAGAGCTTCACGCGGCGGACCTGGCCGATCGTCGAGGCGACCGCGACCTGGCCGCGCACCTCGCGCATGATCCGTGGGTCGTCGTCAAGGCCTGCGACGTCGGCCGCGATGTCGAGCGGATCGGCGCAGACGGGCAGCACCCGACCCTGCGCGCGAATCATCTTTCCCACGACGTCGAGGGCCGCAACCTCGCTCTGCAGCACCTCGTAGACGCCCGCGATGAGCAGGTTTCCGGCGGCGTGACCGGCGAGCGCGCCGTGCCCGCCGAAACGGTGCTGGAGCACCTGCTCCCACATCCGCCCCTCCTCGTCGAAGGGGGCCAGCGCCGCGAGCGCCATGCGCAGGTCGCCCGGCGGGACGTGCCCCAGCTCCCTGCGGATGCGGCCGGAAGAGCCGCCGTCGTCGGCGACGGTCACGACGGCCGTGATCGACTCCGAGGGCAGCTGCCGCACCGCGCGCAGCGTCTGGAACAGCCCGTGACCACCACCTAGGCTGACGATCTTGCCGACGTTCGTCGCCGGCTGCGAAGCAGGTGCCGTTGGTTCAGTCATGGTGTTACTCGATCTGTGTGTGGTGTGAAGGGCCAGGTAATCGCCAGGTTCGCGGTTTCGCTTGCCGACGCCGATG
This is a stretch of genomic DNA from Corynebacterium vitaeruminis DSM 20294. It encodes these proteins:
- the gap gene encoding type I glyceraldehyde-3-phosphate dehydrogenase; amino-acid sequence: MTIRVGINGFGRIGRNFFRALTERGSDIEVVAVNDLTDNHTLSHLLKYDSILGRLGKEVTYDDESITVDGHRIIVSAERDPKNLKWGEWGVDIVVESTGFFTDANAAAAHIEAGAKKVIISAPAKNEDATFVVGVNHTDYDPAKHNIISNASCTTNCLAPMAKVLDEVFGIENGLMTTIHAYTGDQRLHDAPHRDLRRARAAAQNIVPTSTGAAKAVALVLPQLKGVLDGYALRVPVITGSATDLTFNSKKPVTVEEVNAAIKAASEGELKGVLAYTEDPIVSTDIVTDPHPSIFDAGLTKVIGNQVKVVSWYDNEWGYSNQLVTLTEYVGERL
- the whiA gene encoding DNA-binding protein WhiA yields the protein MTMLSTQVKEELAKTAVTRASARNAEIATMIRFAGTLDVVAGNLVIEVELDNKAVAQRLVADLEDCFDTEVRLMDLGVSSSRKTQRHLLRITKNADTIVRRLGLVTRSGHQVIGLPPHIISGTVADAEAAWRGAFLAAGQLSDPGRASGLEVACPCQEASLALVGCARRLGINAKTKETRGVEKVTIRDGDAVGALLSRMGAHATRLQWDQKREKRETRPTGNRLANFDDANLRRSARAAVAAAARVERAMAILGDDVPDHLAEAGQLRVQHRQASLEELGRLADPQMTKDAVAGRIRRLLSMADKRASELGIPDTQVAISEEILEDL
- a CDS encoding gluconeogenesis factor YvcK family protein, with amino-acid sequence MTEPTAPASQPATNVGKIVSLGGGHGLFQTLRAVRQLPSESITAVVTVADDGGSSGRIRRELGHVPPGDLRMALAALAPFDEEGRMWEQVLQHRFGGHGALAGHAAGNLLIAGVYEVLQSEVAALDVVGKMIRAQGRVLPVCADPLDIAADVAGLDDDPRIMREVRGQVAVASTIGQVRRVKLYPENPEPCGEVVDAIADAGLITLGPGSWFSSVIPHLLVPGVVESISKSSAFKVVVLNLTAEPGETSGFTAERHVHMLSQHAKGLKVDLIIADNFSIPNQSDRKYLERAASLLDAKVAFHDLRQNDGKGLLTDRHDPEKLAQALLYEFERRGR